Sequence from the Ancalomicrobiaceae bacterium S20 genome:
CGACGGTTTCCGCGCGCCGCTTCGGAGTTCCTGGCTACCGTCGCTGATCGGCACCGCGCATGCCGCGAACCCGGTGCGCGATCCGGCGGCGCGAATTGCCGCGGTCGAACACCAGCTCGATTTGATCGCCGGCGCGCAGATGCAGGCGTCCGAGGCGATCGCGCGCGCGGCCGAGACGGACGCGGGGCGCATCGAAGGCATCGTCGGCCGGCTCGGTTTCCGCATTCCGGACCCGAAAGCCGGCCAGCCGCGGCCGAAGCCGCTCGCCGAGGACGTCGGCGGGCCGTTCGTGCCGGCCGATCCGTCGGTGGCGGCCGACCGCGCCGCCGATCAGCTCGAAGCGCTTCGATCGGGCGACCCGGGCGGCGCGCAGCCTGCCGCTCGGCAAGCCGGTCGACGGCGATCCGCCGATCACCTCGCCGTTCGGCACGCGGCCGGATCCGTTCCTCGGCACGATGGCGCTTCACACCGGCCTCGATCTGCGCGCGCCGGAAGGCGAGCCCGTGCATGCAACCGCCGCCGGCACGGTCACCGACGCCGGCCGGCAGGGTGGCTACGGCATCATGGTCGAGATCGACCACGGCAACGGCGTCTCGACGCGCTTCGGGCATCTGTCGCGGGTGGCGGTCGCCGACGGCCAGAAGGTCGCGACCGGCGACATCATCGGCTACGCCGGCTCGACCGGCCGCTCGACCGGTCCGCATCTGCACTACGAGACCCGCGTCAACGGCGAACCGCTCGATCCCGAACCCTGGCTCGAAGCCGGCAGGCGGCTGCGCGCCGTGTTCGCGCGCTGATAAAGACAAAGGGCGCCGGATCTCGCGATCGGCGCCCTCGATTATTTCCGGCAGCGTCCGATCGTGGATCAGTCGATATCGGTGTCGTGCACGTCGACCGAACCGCCCTTCACGCGCTGCGCCAGCGCCGCTTCCATGAAGGCGTCGAGGTCGCCGTTCAGCACGCGGTCCGGATCGGTGGTCTGCACGCCGGTGCGCAGGTCCTTGACCATCTGGTAGGGCTGCAGCACGTAGGAACGGATCTGGTGGCCCCAGCCGATGTCGGTCTTCGACGCGGCCTCGGCGTTGGCCTTCTCCTCGCGCTTCTTCAGCTCGATCTCGTAGAGACGGGCGCGCAGCATGTCCCAGGCGGTGGCGCGGTTCTTGTGCTGCGAGCGTTCCTGCTGGCAGGCGACCGCGATGCCGGTCGGGATATGGGTCAGGCGCACGGCCGAGTCGGTCGTGTTGACGTGCTGGCCGCCGGCGCCGGACGAGCGGAACGTGTCGACGCGGACGTCGGACTCGTTGATCTGGATGTCGATCGAGTCGTCGATGACCGGATAGACCCAGCAGCTCGCGAAGCTCGTGTGCCGGCGCGCGTTCGAATCGAACGGCGAGATGCGCACGAGGCGGTGCACGCCCGATTCGGTCTTGAGCCAGCCGTAAGCGGCCGGGCCCTTGAACAGCATGGTCGCCGACTTGATGCCGGCCTCTTCGCCGCCCTGATACTCGATCGTCTCGACCTTGTAGCCGTGCGCCTCGCCCCAGCGCATGTACATGCGCATGAGCATTTCGGCCCAGTCCTGCGACTCGGTGCCGCCGGCGCCGGCGTGGATTTCGACGTAGGTGTCGTTGGCGTCGGCCTCGCCGGAGAGGAGCGCGGCGACCTGGCGCTTGGCGACATCGTGGCCGAGCTGCTTCAGGAGCCCCTCGGCCTCGGCGATCGAGCCCTCGTCGCCCTCCATTTCGCCCAGTTCGAGCAGGGTCAGCGCGTCGTCGAGCTCGCGCTCGATCGCCTTGACGACGTCGACGGATTTGGCGAGCTGGTCGCGTTCGCGCATCATCTTCTGCGCGGCGGTCGGATCGTTCCAGAGGTCGGGGTGCTCGGACTTGGCATTGAGCTCATCGAGCCGCTTCAGCGCGATGTCCCAGTCAAAGATGCCTCCTCAGCAGGCTGAGCGCCTGCTGGATCTCTTCGACGATCGAAGAAATCTCTGCCTTCATCGGATCGGTTCCCCTGGAATGGACCACGGATTCGTTCCGGCCATGCGGCGGCCGGCCGAGAGGCGCGGACCATAGCGACGGCCGGCGGGGATGTAAACGCCGGCCGGGCGATGGCCGACCGCGATGGCTCTCGTCCGGCCGGGCCTTGCTCGCCGGGCGCGGGAGCGGGCATGGTTTCGCTACGACAAGCCATGCTCGGCCCTTCGACCTCGGGGGCCGATGCGGAGACCCTGATGCCGCCCCGTTCCGCCCTGCCCCGCGCCTGCTTCGCCCGATCTGCCGCGTTGTCGGCCGTCGCGCTCTCGATCTTCACAATCGCCTGCGCGACGCCGGCCCGCGCGGCCGAGATGGTGCAGATCCCGTCGCGCAACGGCACGATGGTCGCGGAGGTGTTCAAGCCTTCGACGCCGCCGCCCTACCCTGTCGTGGTGTTCTCGCATGGTCGTTCGGGCGATCCGGCGACGCGCGCGGCGCTCAGTCATCCGATGCCGGCGCATCATGTCGCGTTCTGGACCGCCCGCGGCGTGGCGGTCGTCGCGCCGATCCGGCCGGGCTATGGCGCGACCGGTGGGCCTGACGTCGAGGCCAACGGCGTCAGCCACTGCAATGGCGTCCCGAACTACGCGCGGACGGCCGGCAATGCGGCGCTGGCGATCGAGGCGACGGTCGCCTGGGTCCGGCAACAGCCCTGGGCGCGGCCGAAGGCGATCCTGCTCGAGGGCCAATCGGTCGGTGGGCTCGGCACGGTCGCGGCCGCCGCGCGTCATCCGCCGGGGGTGGTCGCCTACGTGAACTTCGCCGGCGGCTCGGGCGGCGATCCGGACCGGACGCCCGGCGCGAGCTGCCGCCCAGATCTGCTGACCGCGCTCTACGGCCGCTCGACGTCGTCGCTGCCGGGTCTCTGGTTCTACGCCGCCAACGACGAGTACTGGGGCGCCGAGGCGCCGCGCGCCTGGGCGAGCGCCTACCGCGCCGGCGGCGGCCGCGCGCAGTTCGTGTTCACGGCGCCCACGCCGAACGGCAAGGGGCACTCGCTGCTGCGATCCGCGCCGTCGCTCTATGAGGGCGCTCTTGCGGAATTCGCGGGCCGGCATGGCTTCTGAAGCCGATCGGCTGCCCGTCGAACAGGTCGCGAAAAACGAAAACGGCGCCCGCCGGGCGCCGCTCTGGTGTCTTGCTCAGTACAACCCGCCGGGCTCGAGGCCCTTCTCCTGCTCCGGCGTGACCTTGCGGGCCTTGCCGAACTCGGTCTGGTCGTAGCCGATGATCGAGTAGGTGTCGGCCGGGCCGGTGCCGGGCTTGTAGGCTTCCATGATCGTGTCGGGATCGCCCGGGCCGGCGCGCATGCCGGACTTGCGGTTGATCGCGATCAGCTTGATGCCGGCCGGTACGCGGAACGGCACGGCGGGCGTGTCTTTCAGGGCTTCGGCGAAGAAGTCCTTGACGATCGGCGCCGCGGTATGGCCGCCCGAGGTGCCGTAGCCCATGGGCTTCGGCGTGTCGTAGCCGATGTAGGTGCCGACCACGAGGTCCGGCGTGAAGCCGACGAACCAGGCGTCCTTCTCGTCGTTGGTCGTGCCGGTCTTGCCCGCGATCGGGCGCTTCAGGTCGGCGAGCGCCGTCGCGGTGCCGCGCTGGATGACGCCTTCCATGATGTAGGTGATCTGGTAGGCCGTCATCGGGTCGAGCACCTGCTCGCGGTCGTCGACCAGCTTCGGCTCCTCCTGGTTCGCCCAGCTGTTGGCGTCGCAGGTGTCGCAGATGCGCTGATCGTGGCGGAACACGGTGTGGCCGTAGCGGTCCTGGATACGGTCGATGAAGCTCGCCTTCACCTTGCGGCCGCCGTTGGCGATGGTCGCGTACGCCGCGGTCAGACGCAGCACGGTGGTCTCGCCGGCGCCGAGCGACATCGGCAGATAGGGTGCGAGGTCGTCGTAGATGCCGAAGCGCTTGGCGTATTCGACCACGAGCGGCATGCCCATGTCCTTGGCCAGACGCACCGTCATCGTGTTGCGCGACTGCTCGATGCCGATGCGCAGCGTCGAGGGGCCGTAGAACTTCTGGGAATAGTTCTCCGGCCGCCAGATCGGCTGGCCCGGACCCGGCTGGATCTCGATCGGACCGTCGAGCACCACGGACGACGGCGTGTAGCCGTTGTCGAGCGCGGCCGAATAGACGAAGGGCTTGAACGACGAGCCCGGCTGGCGCCACGCCTGCGTGGCGCGGTTGAACTCGGATGCCGCGAAGGAGAAGCCGCCCGAGACCGCCAGCACGCGACCCGTGTGCGGATCCATGACGACCATCGCGCCGCCGACCTCGGGCACCTGACGCAAACGGTAGATCTGCCGGTCCGGATTGCCGTGCGCGGTGCTGTTGGCGGGGCCGGCCAGCTTCTCGACATAGACCACATCGCCGGCCTGCACGATGCCGGCGAGGCCGCGGCCGATCGCCGAGCGCTTGGCGCCCTCGGCCCACTTGTTCGCCCATTTGGCATATTCGAGCGTGACGACACCACGCTCGCGATTGAGGCTGATCGCGCCGACGGCGTCGCGGCCGGGCTGCAGACCGATCTGCGCCTCCTGTTCGCTGACCGACAGCACGACCGCAAGGCGCCACTCCGGCACGTCGCCGAGCGCCTTCACCTCGGCGAGTTTCGGACCCCAGTCGCCGGCGAGGTCGAGCTTGGCGACCGGACCGCGCCAGCCGGCGATGGTGGTGTCGTATTCCATCAGGCCCTTGTTCAGGGTCTTGCGGGCGATCAGCTGCAGGCGCGGGTCGAGCGAGGTGCGGACCGACAGGCCGCCCTGGTAGAGGCCCTTCTCGCCATAACGCTCGATCAGCTCGCGGCGCACTTCCTCGGCGAAATAGTCGGCGGCGAAGATGTGCGGGCCGGTCGGGCGCTGGGTGACGACCAGCGGCTCCTTCTTGGCCTTTTCGGCGTCGGCGGCGGTGATGTAGCCGTTGCGCGCCATCAAATCGATGATGTCGTTGCGGCGGCCGATCGCGCGCTCGCGGTTGCGGATCGGATGATAGTTCGACGGCGCCTTCGGCAGCGCGGCGAGGTAGGCGCACTCGGCGATCGTCAGTTCATGGACCGACTTGTCGAAATAGAGCAGCGAGGCGGCGGCGACGCCGTAGGCCGAGAAGCCGAGATAGATCTGGTTCAGGTAGAGTTCGAGGATCTGGTCCTTCGAATAGGCCTGCTCGATGCGGATGGCGAGAACCGCCTCCTTCATCTTGCGCTCGATCGAGACCTCGTTGGTCAGGAAGAAGTTCTTGGCGACCTGCTGGGTGATCGTCGAGGCGCCCTGCGCCTTGCGGCTGCCGCCCGACAGGCGGTCGGCGGCGAGCGAATAGACCGCGCGGGCGAGACCTTCGGGATCGAGGCCGACGTGCTGGTAGAAATTCTTGTCCTCGGCCGAGATGAAGGCTTCCTTGAGCAGCGCCGGGATCGCCTGGCTCGGCAGGAACAGGCGCCGCTCGGTCGCGTATTCGGCGACGAGCGAACCGTCGGCGGCGTGGACGCGGCTCATCACCGGCGGCTCGTAGCGCTTCAGCGCGGCGAGATCGGGCAGATCGGCGGCATAATGCTCATAGGCGAGCCAAGTCGCGCCGGCAGCGCCCAGGACGACGACGACCCCGAGGCCGAACAGGTAGCCGATGAACCGGAACAGGAACATGCCGTCCGTTCTTCCTCTCGTTGATCGCAATCGGGGCCGGACCGCAGTCGGTCGGGCCTGCAAGGATCGGGGCGCCGCACGCGCGACAATGCCCGCGGTCCGGCCATGCCGGACGCGCCACCGCCGCATCGGCGGTGTTTAGGCGCTGAGCCTTTCTTTTTCAAGTTTATGGCGAAGCTGGGGCGCCCACGGAAACCGGCCGTCCACCGCTGTTTTCGAGCCGCGTCCGGACGACGTCAGTTCGGCGCGCGCGCCACATGCTTGGCGAAGAAGCCGTCGATCGAGTCGAGGATCGCGGCGGTCGACTTCTCCTGCCATTCGGGCGAGCGCATCAGGGCCTCGTCCTCCTTGTTCGACAGGAAGCCGATTTCGACCAGCGCCGAGGGCACGTCGTGCGCCTTCAGGACGCGCAGGTTGCCATAACGGTGCGGATTGCCCTTCACCAGCCGGCCGACCGTCTTCATGCGATCGAGCAGCGCGGTCGCGAAATCGTGGCTGAACTGCTTGGTCTCGCGCATGGTGAGGTCGATCAGGATGTCGGCGACCTCCTCGCCGGCCTCCTCCGGCAGGATGCCCGCGATCTGGTCGGACTGGTTCTCCTTGGCCGCGAGCGCCGCGGCCTGGGCGTCGGAGGCCTTTTCGGCCAGTGTATAGACCGTCGTGCCGCGCACCGAGTGGTCATACTCCGCGTCGCAGTGGATCGAGAGCAGCAGGTCGGCGTGGTGCGAACGGGCGAATTTCACCCGATCGCCGAGCGGCACGAAGCGATCGTCGGTGCGGGTGAGCAGCACCTCGTAGCGGCCGGAGGCCTCGATCTTCTTCTTCAGCCGCTGGGCGATTTCGAGCACCACGACCTTCTCGGGCGTGCCGGTCGCCGGGCTGACCGTGCCGGCATCGAGGCCGCCGTGACCGGGGTCGAGCACGATCAACGGCTTGGCGCGCCGCGGTTTGTCGGTCTGCGGCAGCGCCACGGCGGTCGCGGTTTCCTCCGCGAGGCCCGCGTCGCCTTCGGGGCGCCAGGCGCGCATGCGCCCCTGTTCGGCGGTCGCCTCCTGGCGGGTCGCAGGCGCAAAGCCGACGACGAGCAGCGCCGCGCCGTCGTCGCCGACGCTGACATCGAGGCGCTCCAGCCGGACGGGGCCCGAAAGATCGAAGACGAGCCGCGAGCGGCCGGTCGCGAACAGGCCGTAGCGCCAGCCGGTGATCGACCCTGCCTTCAGCCGCGTCGGATCGGTGCCGAGGTCGAAGCG
This genomic interval carries:
- the prfB gene encoding peptide chain release factor 2 (programmed frameshift) gives rise to the protein MKAEISSIVEEIQQALSLLRRHLDWDIALKRLDELNAKSEHPDLWNDPTAAQKMMRERDQLAKSVDVVKAIERELDDALTLLELGEMEGDEGSIAEAEGLLKQLGHDVAKRQVAALLSGEADANDTYVEIHAGAGGTESQDWAEMLMRMYMRWGEAHGYKVETIEYQGGEEAGIKSATMLFKGPAAYGWLKTESGVHRLVRISPFDSNARRHTSFASCWVYPVIDDSIDIQINESDVRVDTFRSSGAGGQHVNTTDSAVRLTHIPTGIAVACQQERSQHKNRATAWDMLRARLYEIELKKREEKANAEAASKTDIGWGHQIRSYVLQPYQMVKDLRTGVQTTDPDRVLNGDLDAFMEAALAQRVKGGSVDVHDTDID
- a CDS encoding penicillin-binding protein 1A: MFLFRFIGYLFGLGVVVVLGAAGATWLAYEHYAADLPDLAALKRYEPPVMSRVHAADGSLVAEYATERRLFLPSQAIPALLKEAFISAEDKNFYQHVGLDPEGLARAVYSLAADRLSGGSRKAQGASTITQQVAKNFFLTNEVSIERKMKEAVLAIRIEQAYSKDQILELYLNQIYLGFSAYGVAAASLLYFDKSVHELTIAECAYLAALPKAPSNYHPIRNRERAIGRRNDIIDLMARNGYITAADAEKAKKEPLVVTQRPTGPHIFAADYFAEEVRRELIERYGEKGLYQGGLSVRTSLDPRLQLIARKTLNKGLMEYDTTIAGWRGPVAKLDLAGDWGPKLAEVKALGDVPEWRLAVVLSVSEQEAQIGLQPGRDAVGAISLNRERGVVTLEYAKWANKWAEGAKRSAIGRGLAGIVQAGDVVYVEKLAGPANSTAHGNPDRQIYRLRQVPEVGGAMVVMDPHTGRVLAVSGGFSFAASEFNRATQAWRQPGSSFKPFVYSAALDNGYTPSSVVLDGPIEIQPGPGQPIWRPENYSQKFYGPSTLRIGIEQSRNTMTVRLAKDMGMPLVVEYAKRFGIYDDLAPYLPMSLGAGETTVLRLTAAYATIANGGRKVKASFIDRIQDRYGHTVFRHDQRICDTCDANSWANQEEPKLVDDREQVLDPMTAYQITYIMEGVIQRGTATALADLKRPIAGKTGTTNDEKDAWFVGFTPDLVVGTYIGYDTPKPMGYGTSGGHTAAPIVKDFFAEALKDTPAVPFRVPAGIKLIAINRKSGMRAGPGDPDTIMEAYKPGTGPADTYSIIGYDQTEFGKARKVTPEQEKGLEPGGLY
- a CDS encoding N-acetylmuramoyl-L-alanine amidase, producing the protein MLIASAALICTQPALIGAETTSKATAVAAPATSVVPKIARSPKAGVPVARDVRLFEAGGETRFEIRIDRPVAVDAFVLTAPNRVVIDLPEVRFDLGTDPTRLKAGSITGWRYGLFATGRSRLVFDLSGPVRLERLDVSVGDDGAALLVVGFAPATRQEATAEQGRMRAWRPEGDAGLAEETATAVALPQTDKPRRAKPLIVLDPGHGGLDAGTVSPATGTPEKVVVLEIAQRLKKKIEASGRYEVLLTRTDDRFVPLGDRVKFARSHHADLLLSIHCDAEYDHSVRGTTVYTLAEKASDAQAAALAAKENQSDQIAGILPEEAGEEVADILIDLTMRETKQFSHDFATALLDRMKTVGRLVKGNPHRYGNLRVLKAHDVPSALVEIGFLSNKEDEALMRSPEWQEKSTAAILDSIDGFFAKHVARAPN